CGTTGAAGTTTGCCGACCGAGACGACTACTAAATTTGTCCGAGAGTATAATCCGCGCTGCCAGATCCATTATAGGGTCTACCGCTTGGAAAGTCCATTCCTTGTGGTCTATTTTGGTTGTCGAAATTCATAAGTTTTTGTAAAGTTAAGTTCGATGAAGAAAAATTGCGAATTTTGTAGCTAAAAGATGTAGCAGCGCGAATAACAGTTATCAGTTACCAGTTATCAATTGGAATTTACAGTCCTTGATAACTGTTGACTGTTGACTGATAACTGATGCAACCCCCTCTGAACTTGTAAACCGAGTTATCAGGGGAAAATATAGTGATAAATAAAGAACGCCCCAAGAGCGCAGTAGTAGAGCGCATGGGGTCGAGTGCAGCTTTCGCATGGCAATTTTGTGCTGTGACGAAGGGAAATTTTCGGCATATCCAGGCTAGTAGTCTGGCAAGTCAACTTTGCATGGTGGTTAGCAGAGGGGCAGAGGGGCTCTTGGGCAGAGGGGAAAGAACTTATATAAGCCTCTCCTCTGCTCCCCTGCTCCTCTGCACAAGCGCCGACCTCCACCCAGCAATTTTGGGTTGGCGAACTGCTAGACCTTGGGTTTCGCAGCTTGAAAGAGTTCTCTCCAAGGAATTCCGAGGGGAGAACCGATGAACCATACCCCGAATATTACGGGGTCAAGGTTAAAGGGAAAAGGGAAAAGGGATGGGGAAGAGTTAACAAATTCTTCCTCCCCTTCCCCTTTGCCCCTTACCCTTGACCCAGGCGCAGCCTCTCCAACTGAATACCCAAACAACCTCACGGCTGCGGAGTACCATGAGTTGTTAGCTGGTAGCGCCATTCATCCGGCGTTGATTAAGCGCAACTTTTTCCATGTAGAGGGAGAATCAGTTTATGATTACCTGTTCATATCTGATAAAATCCCACGCAAGAATGCAGGGCGAGTCACCGATGGATACTTAAAGCTGTATCAGCACCTATTACTGGGTGGGACGTGGATTCAGTCACTTGACCCATTCAAGAACTGGCAACCGATGGAGTGGGGAAGGATCAAGCCCAACTTTCCTCGCATTGATTGGCAAAAAGGGAAACCCGTCAAATACGAGTCACCCCCCAAAACTCCCAACCGTGTTACCTACTTCGATGTCGCTAACCCCATCTGGGACAAAGTTGCAAAACGCTATTTAATTAAGCGCTATCATTCACTTTTAGCATTGCGCTTGCTGGATCAACTCAATCCATTAATATTTTGGGAGTGGATAAAGCAGCACCCAGAGATTCCGATTATCTTATGCGAGGGTGAGAAGAAAGCCGCTTGCTTGCTTAGTTTAGGGTTTGTAGCGATCGCACTCCCTGGAATTTGGAACGGGCGCGTGGGCAAACAAGATTTTGATGAACGGTTGCATCCTGACTTAGTACCAATGGCTCAGGCGGGGCGCAAGTTCATAATTCTTTTTGACTACGAAACTTCTTCTAAAACCAGGTGGTCGGTGTTTCAAGCCACTGTTCGCACTGCAAAAGCAATCGAATCGGCAGGTTGCTTTTGTGAAGTTGCATTACTGCCGGGGCCAGAAAAAGGTGTTGATGATTTCGTGGTTGGTCGCGGTGAAGATGCTAACGCTCTACTGACCGCAATCATCGATGATGCCAAATCACTTGCTGATTACAAGCGCTCGTATCGGGCTAAAAAATGGGGACTAAGTAAGTACAAACCAGATGTCACTATTAATGTCAAGTATCTCTCTGAAGCTTTGTGCATTCCTGAACTTGAAGAAAAATGCTTGAGAGTACCTGAGCTTTATGAGCTTGAAAAGGAACAACTTTTCACGTCATCTATAAAAGGACATCCTCCAAACAAGGAGTCTACGGATTCTAGCGGAGTTGATTCATCCAAATCGAAGAAATCCCCTAGCTTCAATTTCCCAAAATCAGGACTAGTCGTACTCTGGAGCGACATGGGCACTGGTAAAACTGAACTTATGCGCTGGTGGCGTGACCAAAACCCCGACGCGCGGTTCCTCAACAATGGACATCGGGTTAACTTGTTGAAAAATCTTGCCGAACGCTTGCGGACGGCGATGTATTCAGACTTGGGTTACACAGGTTTAGCCCAGGCCCAAGCCCTTAGTATTACTATTGACAGCTTGCATAAGCTGAATACCCAGTCTCTCACCTACGGTTGCATATTTATAGATGAAGCCTGCCAATACCTTACCCACCTGCTGCACAGTAATACTTGCAAACAACATCGCGCCGCCATTTTGGAGGTACTGGAATATATAGTATACAATGCGCCACTGGTCGTCATCGCTGATGCACACATGGACGATTTAACGGTAAACTTCTTCCGCTCCATGCGACCACTCGGTGAAGTACCTTACATCATTAAAAACGAGTGGCGAAACGGTTCACGCACAATTTATTGGTACGAGGGGGATAATTCTAGCGCTCTAGTCGCCCAAATCTCGGCAGCGCTGATGCTTGGAGAAAAAGTTATGGTTGCCAGCGACAGTAAGCGTTTTATCAAAAAACTCGACAAATCCTTTACTATCAAATACGAAAAGATGGGGGAAAAGGTTAAAGGGGAAGGGGAAAAGGAAGAATTAACAGATTCCTCCACCCTTTCCCCCTTACCCCTTACCCCTTGCCCGGCCCGTAGGGC
This window of the Nostoc sp. ATCC 53789 genome carries:
- a CDS encoding plasmid replication protein, CyRepA1 family; amino-acid sequence: MNHTPNITGSRLKGKGKRDGEELTNSSSPSPLPLTLDPGAASPTEYPNNLTAAEYHELLAGSAIHPALIKRNFFHVEGESVYDYLFISDKIPRKNAGRVTDGYLKLYQHLLLGGTWIQSLDPFKNWQPMEWGRIKPNFPRIDWQKGKPVKYESPPKTPNRVTYFDVANPIWDKVAKRYLIKRYHSLLALRLLDQLNPLIFWEWIKQHPEIPIILCEGEKKAACLLSLGFVAIALPGIWNGRVGKQDFDERLHPDLVPMAQAGRKFIILFDYETSSKTRWSVFQATVRTAKAIESAGCFCEVALLPGPEKGVDDFVVGRGEDANALLTAIIDDAKSLADYKRSYRAKKWGLSKYKPDVTINVKYLSEALCIPELEEKCLRVPELYELEKEQLFTSSIKGHPPNKESTDSSGVDSSKSKKSPSFNFPKSGLVVLWSDMGTGKTELMRWWRDQNPDARFLNNGHRVNLLKNLAERLRTAMYSDLGYTGLAQAQALSITIDSLHKLNTQSLTYGCIFIDEACQYLTHLLHSNTCKQHRAAILEVLEYIVYNAPLVVIADAHMDDLTVNFFRSMRPLGEVPYIIKNEWRNGSRTIYWYEGDNSSALVAQISAALMLGEKVMVASDSKRFIKKLDKSFTIKYEKMGEKVKGEGEKEELTDSSTLSPLPLTPCPARRASWRIWSVHSDNSGSDENVAFIKDITNAVKNFDALFASPSLGTGVDISEYHFDLVFGVFHGVSQTATECAQQLYRYRPKVPFHIWVAPRPPFGYKDTNASKIKERLLQTNEMTAFLLRIDRQTGLRGAEKDWALDAYCQIMANRHYSLNNLRDDLRSLLTEMGNTFICVGSDDDDQSLESLKAAAQALDSAHNSAVAKAKNITLSEYRARQSKDYLDPNEIFECEKFRISDSYGIEVTESLVEMDKGGRLIRAIAGLEAILAPPEESIADPKTGQSYPTPPTIVTQKDRTERDNLPLCIDWGNYSARWLARFNLGLHQILTSLMKGDEVTADDSTLLKMTAIAKNCAAHVKAILGFIIPSDCKPIWLLATMLEQLGLKLTFRKQGKRGQQVKLFSLSKEELEFAMHVIAHRVEKRNQKENRTYYLPQTPAAYSVNPNQQPVSTPPLDAIGNSHCQGEDTTEFESPPTDRITLLHCVEILRSGIKQGVDVIKGILKRWVEDLRWDTVLELEAIAPDELRLVEAAVPEFYEWLSEEVLPMEGAG